atatctaaatcaaAACGGACTTACACTAATATTCAACTAAATTCACTTTATCACAAGCTATGTGCAGAGAACTATGCAGggttttataagatattttcagATGGATCGAAAGGGGGTAACAGAAGTGGCGCTGCGTTTTACGATCCCCAGGTtaactttaaaactaaatttcaaattaattgtacATTGTCTATAATGCACGTAGAATTAATTGCTATAGCAAAGGCTTTGTCTTATATTAAATCGATAAATGGGAAAAAGTTTGTAATGTTTACAGACGCTAAAAGTGCTTTGCAACATTTAGCTCGGTGTACCTCGAATTTTCGAGGAATCCCCGTagcttatgaaataataaagttaattttggaACTTAACGCTTCAAATAAATGCCTATATCTACAATGGATCCCATCTCATAGTGGAATAGTGGAAAATGAGGTAGTAGATCAGCTTGCTAAGCAGGCATGTTCAGATGGCTTAATAGTAAGAACAAAACCATTTTATAgtgagtgtttatttatttctaagggTCATTGTTTGGATTTATggaaaacatattttgatgaaaGGTCCACCAAGAAGGGTATCTGGTATAAGACTATTCAGCCGGAACCGATGAATTCACCTTGGATCAACAACAGTTTAAATGGAACAGATTTAGTAATAGCTCTAAGAATACGATCTGGACACATCCCATTGAACAAGTTTGCCTATTTGATGAAGAAGACGGATTCCCCTTATTGTAAGGAATGTGATAAAATTGAAGACGTGTATCATATTATTATGGAATGTGTCCGGAATGAACCTTTACgtcatgaaatatttataacttatagtGTAATTAGAGAAGTTGGGGGACTAAACTGCTGTCTGGCATGTCCTTTGTCTGCGGGTGCCAGGGCGCTTTATAAACTTGTGAGACTGGGTTTGAGGTTAAGATGATACAGATCTTCATGTCTCAAGCCCAGTTTTCTGGTTAAGGAAGACTTATGGAGTGCCTTAGTCATTTGTGTGACCAAACtccttaaataaagaaagaaaaaaaaaaaactatatgaaaGTGGCGAACAGAGGACCATATAGATTTTTTTCGCTTGTTATCACAGATTTAGTTTGATCTGGTAATTTAGTAGCTAGTTAGAATAAATTTGGGGCAAAAACACAACTTGGGAGTATTTAGAGCTTTGAGGAATAACCTGATCTGGtctacagataaataaaaaaaaacatctctctcatttattctttaaaatatttaccatgtatattaatattaattatctgtttttatatattttcggtGTGCTATATGGCATTTCCTCTTTAAACCTTAGCTCGAGCCCTATGTGCACTTATGGTGAAGATAATACTGTTTTTCAACAGCAACCCATTATTGgattatatttttcaacttttttatGATAGTTTTTTTGCTTCAAAATGCCTTCTATTAACTAGGGATTCGAATTACTAGACCTCATTATCTAGCATTGAACGATAGGATAACTAAGAatttccataattattattgttgaaaaCAGTATCTACTTTTAGTTATACTAAAAAGATACTTCATGatgcaatataatatttgataagaaataaaataaagcctGTGAGGTATAAAAGAAAAGTTGACCCCGACGTGATTTGAACACGCAACCTTCTGATCTGGAGTCAGACGCGCTACCGTTGCGCCACGGAGTCCCATGAACGTTTGATATAAATCATCGTGTTGTACCATCGCCAACTTAACCTGGCCTTATTCTTCTTTCAGACTCACTAATATCgcatctttttttatgttaaaggtgggacgagcatatgggccacctgatggtaagtggtcactatcacccataggcaataacgctgtaagaaatattaactattccttacatcgtcaatgtgccaccaaccttgggaactaagatgttatgtcccttgtgcctgtagttacactggctcactcacccttcaaaccggaacacaactatactgagtactgtaatttggcggtagaataactgatgagtgggagtggtacctacccagacgggcttgcacaaagccctaccaccaagtaatcatCTCTTGATATTGTGGTGCCCTACCTCCATAACCAATTAATCATATCTGTTTCGCAGTCCCAGTCAGTTTTGATAGTTGCATGGTGAAAGTGAAAACACATGGCTAATCTATTGTTATGCTAGGAAATCGGTggagtgtaaataaaaaaaactttgacctTCAGTTGTAGGTTGTTgtagttaattataatgaaaattgttaaccgttaaaaaaaataggaaatGAAAATTTTTTCGTCTTCTtttagtcaatatttttttcgaacttTTCTATCTATCTTTTCGAAGCTTCTGATGTGTATTGACGACGTTATGCATTGTAAACAAATTGCATCAACAAACGTCAACTTTCTTTAACTCACCATTTAAACCGGAAAACATTCTGTGAATgataaaatccaaaaaaaaatcgaaagacAATTCCTCACAATGGTTATATGATTTGTTTATCTATACTCCTCCTGCCATCGAAATGGACAACATGCAcgcattatttcttttttaaggGGGTTTAAtccttgaattatatttataaattactcaTTCACGTCAGAAAATGAGATTGCAGATTCAATTGTAAGgattaattaattgtgattaatttgtatttagatGTAGTCAGAGTGACAAaactttcgtcagttttcaaattcatttatttataaagtcttaagctcttagtaccttttgaatctaaaaatcGAATCAATGCGAAGTAATATGTTACAATCAATCGGTAGAGCAGATTattgctcatactgagcacacgaaattagaccttaaggtgacgaaccttttcctatcccgactgtacatacGGCAGTTAAATCCGCATTGAAGCAAGGTGGCCTTAGATCAgcaatgataaatttatatattttttttttactttcactCATTCAAATTAAGCtaattatatagattaataaaacaacatttcgggtatataagtttattacaAGTGTTAATCTGTGCCTACGGACGCGTCAGCTCTGGGAGGACGGAGTTTCTCTAAGAGCGGTATGGCGACCCCTACCAGCTCTTCCCACGCTGCCAGTCTGCGACATGGCCCACAATCGCATTCTTCTATCTCCCCTTCTTCGAAACCTAGATCTTCTCCTGAATgtctgtcaaaaataaatattattgttcaaAAATTCGTGTGGTTGAATGTGCTAATTTttgttactaaattattaattaaattacaaaggaGGATTCCCAAACCGAGGGGAATAAAGTCATAGAATCTTTCACCTTTGCCAATCAATCTTCAATAATGTAAAAGATGAATACacctaaattattaataaatatcaaattgcGATTTTTCTAAATAGATTAAAGCTCGTTTTAACGCAAAAAtgacgatttatttttatatacaactgCAATCTCAGTAGTAGTTTTATGTAAAACATAAAACctgacattgtttttttttttaaataaatattggacaacatcacattactctgatcccaatgtgagtagctaaagcacttttgctatagaaaatcagtagtaacgacggtaccacatacacccagacccaagacaacatagaaaacgaatgataatctacatcgactcggccgggaatcgaactccggacctcagagtggcgtacccatgaaaaccggtgtacattcttctcgaccacgaaggtcttcgaagtttttaagtttaaataatggTACCTTTCGCCTTCATCGTCGTAATCCTGATCCAAATGCAAATCCTCTTCCACGCTGAACGCTTTAGCTGTCAGGGGCTTTGGTACGTCCAGCTCGAAGGGCTTGTCTGATTGGTGATTATAGTTATCCATCTCGAACTTTACCTGCAGCacgatgtacagtcagagtgagAAAACCtccgtcagttttcaaattaattcctttatcgagtcttaaactcttagtaccttttgaatctaaacatcgaatcattgcgacgcaatatgtcattctcgatcggtaaagcagattatcgttcatactgtGCACACAAaaatgacgaaccttttcttaccccgactatatatttatgaagaaCCATATAATATAAAGTCTAGCAAAGATTTTAAACACTAGAAGTAAATATGAACTTCTTAAACCAAATTTTCGACTCTACAAAATCAATAGTATTGTATGATTTTGTAGAGGTGCACAACCCAAGGTGCAATCTCCATTATCACAATATTTATGAGTCGACAATCGACGAAACTCGAAACTAGATCAGCTGTGAGATTCTGTATGAATTCACCTCGTATCTCACTTGAGAAATGTTGCCAACGGACTTACAGTGGTAAGGTAACCATTGCGAAGCgagcatcatataaatattataattattacagtcaaTGTCGCATCACATTACTCCCTATAATCTGCGGTGAGTTTCAAGTTTCTTTTTACAGAATACTTCCTTGTCGAGAGACGGAAGTGTTACGCATTTTTTTGCCAGACCACAAAcctttttatcaatttttgtgCGTTTGGTTCATCGATCATCAACGTGAGTGTTCAGCTTGACCCTCTGGGTCAAATAATGATTTTGATATGACGCTTTATGTACTAGCTTGTGGACCGAACCAATCACAATGCTATATGCTTCTTCTGAGATCACTTGCCTGATGGTGTTTCGATATCTGGGGATCGCTTGCACGTCTGTCGCCGAGCTTCGATGCTTCACACGCCGTGAAGACTGATTCGTCGTCTGAAATTAAGATTGTTATAacgtattaaatatacaaacttaTTTACTTACcttcaataaatttgttaagCTACAATTATGAGTCTCGATACTGGCAAAAGTCATTCTCTTTCAGTCAATATAAGAGTTaatgttaatgatttttattattttataaaaaaaatatattaataattattaataatgatgcttttttatttttttattaaaaaaatattaatgaaataataaaaatcattaacaaTAATATGCAATACACTCAATTCACCCAATAAAATTGTGATCTATATGTTACACATAGGTAATTATGTGTAACAAAGGAAAATTTGAGCGTCGCAGATTATTTAACTCTTGGCGATAGAGCTTTTGTACAAGCTTCGCGTGTACCGCCCACACAATACCTATGTAATGTGTGGGCGGTACATAGGTACATACATGTACATAGGTACATACATGCGGCGTACTAGACTATTCTAGTGCCAAAAAcccatacataatattgttccattccagtttgaagggtgagtgagatagtgtaactacatacccaagggacataacatgttagATCCCCAGATTCGTGGCGCATCGGCGATGtaacaaatgattaatatttcttatagcgtcaatgtctatgggcggtggtgaccacttatatCAGCCCAGTACCAGTACCTCATATCCCCATGCGCTCTTAAGACTATCAACGTGATAAGCTTAAATTACATGTCTTTGTatagaaaaataagtttatttactaaaattctACCATATACCAAATCCAAAAATAAGACTTGTTAATTTTTAAGGGAAATGAGCGAATATAAAAATTGAGTTGCTTATCAGTCCACCACTTACTATCACCACCAGATAAACATCGTACCTtagaataaacataaattaaaattttaaaaactatatttcatgcatttttcttaatattagacattgatttttaacaaaaatctttgtctaaaaaataatagtagagTGAAACTCTATAAAATTATGGTTTGACCCCGACGTGATTTGAACACGCAACCTTCTGATCTGGAGTCAGACGCGCTACCGTTGCGCCACGGAGTCCTACGAACGTATCAGCCAAATGATTGTTATCAATTGCTAAAACGTTAtcaaattacatttacattccAATTATGTATCTTTATCTGAAATATATTCAGACAtagattaaaacaaattatatttacgttAATCTTAATagattactataaaatataagttacgaaaataaaaatttcaaggGTGTCGCTAATTACAACTTTACCTAGATAGCTAACTACTATATTAGATAAccttaattaaagataaaaataattatatttttttatataatttcatattaataacattgatatatgtaaatattatcagaAAACACGATCGAAAATACGAAAATGGACcaatcttataaattattttatttttcaaaacaaatggTAGCCAGTGATTCTCGGGATAATTGAGAAATCTAACGATTTCTTATAGTTACAAATttgttaaagaataaaaaaatacaactcatATATGGCAAATACTGGCAGAACCTGACAATAGATGAGATTAATAATGccaggtaaaaaaaaaacatacaatacatTCATGAactctataatataaaactgttttattgaCAGTCAGCTTACAAATCTCTTTTCAAAAAGTCAATATTAGAAGACATGATGGATGTacttttgaaaaaatacaagaaacattagtactttgtatttattacgaCGAATTATAAGGGTAATGGTAGCAATAAGGGTAGTAAGAGTAAGACCGATCGATCGATAGCCGCTCATGCGTACACAGATATTTGTACTGCGTGGGTAGTACAAATATCTCTACATCCCCAAAATAAAggcaaaattatatttgagtatttgTCCACTTTTCAAAAGCAACTAAACGAGTTACTTTTTCGCAAACAGATAATTAATGGACATATTATCGTCAATAGTATTGTTTTGGTACATTGTGAACACGCAGGCGCTCTTTGATCTAGATACGATCCTTTGTTCACGGACTGGAATCACTCGTTAGAGAAACAGAAAACAGTCTGCGTTCGTCCAGTTTATTGGTGGCTTTATGAACAACACTCGTAAGATACTCAATACATTTGTATTCCTCATTCAGACCAACATGGAgctttaacacaaattaaggattttttttttttttcatataaagaCCGTACACGTCCTATTAATAATATCTGGGTTTATTTTTGTGTGTACGAGTACATGAAATCTAATTGTTACTTTTTGTATAAGTAGAGTTCTAATGAGCACTATGCCGATATGAGCATCGGTAGATGCTAGCGGAtgcgttattattataaatcttacGGGATATCATAAGTCATGGTTGCAACTTACCGATGAACAAGGCGAGCGCTGCGGCCACCTGGTGCGCGGGCCCCGGCTCGAGCGGGCGGTGCGCGTGCGCGTTCCACAGCGCGCGCGCCAGCAGCGCGGCGGCCGGCACGTCGCGCGCATGCGCAGCCGAGCACAGCGCGCGCGCCGCctcccccgcgccccccgcgccgcccgcgccgcacaCGTTCACCAACACGCCCGCCGCCGCGCACCGCACGCTCGAGTCCTCTGCGCACACACACTCAGTTTCAATTATTACGAGAGAGTCATATTGGCTGTTTTAACGAAAGTTTATTTCATCGTACaaggatttttaatatacaattcgATGATcttttatagtacgacacaacttagatgtcgcatcggtaaaattcgttaaaccgattacatccgaattgagtacgctatcccaaattatcaacatttatttctcatgcgaatatgatctttgcacaaacgtaataacttgacgtatcatatgacataatattcgtcaatttggcgcgtcgatttacatacactttttctgacgcgtgaatctatagcgacgaatagcgtcaaatggcgcgatagggaactatttctattggttgtgtaaatcggcggtaatcggttttattttcattccattgcattttccgatgctacatctaatttgtgtcgtactatacgttccTTTTTCTTCAAAGTCGATTATAAACTGTATtgctgaaattttaataaagccGAATCGTTCATTCTGTATCTTAAACCGGATCAGTAAAAACCTTCTTTTTTGTTGTCTCAAAGTATCGAAGATTGAGTACCGTGCTGTTGGAATGGCGGCAGAGCGGCGAGAGCGCCCTCCAGCACGATGAGCTGCGCGGCGTGCGCGGAGCGGGACAGGTTCCCGAGCGCGCGCACCGCCTCGCACGCCGCGGCTCCGCTCCCGCGAATCCAACGGCACGTTGCTGCAAAAAGGTGTTAAATTACTATGCttgttaatttaacattttaacaatagttatttttatactggGTAACAGTTGTTGTAAATTGAAAACTAGTAACTAGTAAGATTATTGTTAAAGCtccaaatacttttaaaatccGATTCATTCTTTAACAGCCATTGCAAGGAAttaaagactaaattaataaataaatcatactattcattaaaagagtactttttagagagaaacgcctggagttaggctcgggttccatcataggacgctaattactgtctagaagctgctttccgaaacggtggtagtatttgattattgacgattcaaaaacgcttcattatgaagtttacttgaataaaattgatttgatttgatttgattacagTTTATCTATATTTTGGTGACAAGCTTAAacttaaattttcatttgaaaaattatCTGTATTATGCGTATAAAACATGTGCAGCGTGAAGGTAAATCCTtattaacagcttgtaaatgtaCCAAAGATGTTCTTATCTTTATCTAATAGTTCACCACGTTGCTAAATAAAACAGGTTGGTAAATTGTATTCAACCTgaagttttctcacgatgttttctttcaacgctgagtagaaaattaatgataaggACACATGCAAGTATATGGAAACTCAGTGGTGTTAGCCGTGATCAAATCATCGGAAATCTTTTGGTAAACATCACAAGTACTCTCTACCACTTTGGCTCTTGTCAGGCGACATGAAAATAGTCTAGCCTACCTTTACACATGAGTTCTAGGGTATGATTTTGAAGACTCGTAGCGGACGGTTCGAGATAGAAAGTGATGTTGTTAAGCGTCGCTAGCACTGCCATCGCCAGTTCCTCGCGTCTCTCTAACCAAGCGTTTCGTTCCTTTTCTGGCAAATCGTTTATCTGATATAACAAATTGAGACATTTTAGAAAATCAGCCCAAAATATTCACAAACAATTCTCTGGCTTAAATTTATCTGTTATTCTTAACAGTacaataacagcctataaattttccattgctgggctaaggctttcgCTCCCTTTGAAGATAAGTTTTGGACCTTACTCCACAaggctgctccaatgcgggtttgtgaaTACttacgtggcagaatttcgttgattATTACTCACATGCAGTTTACCTATCGTTGGTTTCCTTCAGCATCGAGCACAAGGaggataataaatacaaattaaacacatgagtATTCAGCGGCGTTTGctggggtttgaacccagaatcatcggttaagatgcacgcattttaACTAGTGGcacttacaaattaaaaaacatattcatcGAGATCAAAATTTTGCAAGAAGTAATTAATGGGGTCTTAAAACGATAAAGACGAGCTATTTACCTTATTGTCCGGAGGTTTCTCAGCTAAGTCGAGACATGACAGAAGAGCCCGCACTGTTCTTTCAGCGTGGTTAGCTGCCAAGCCTCTACCGGCGAGTTCGGCGAGACACAAATTTGCCATTATCCGTACTGTCTACAgaacaatttaagaaaaatcaaGATTTACTCTGCAACTACTTTTTAAtcatctttgtttatttttaaggacttaattagttccttttatattaataaatgtacagttgaggtaagaaaaggttcgtcaccttaaggtctattttcgtgtgctcagtatgagccaTAATCTGCTTTAAAGATCGATTGTAACATAacgcgtcgcaatgatttgaggtttacattcaaaaggtactaagagtttaagacttgataaaggaataaatttgaaaactgacgaaggttttcttactctgactgtactacCAAAGAATAGCAAAACCAAAgaattaagactaaattaataattaaatcatattattcattaaaagagtactatttgtaaagaaacgcctggaattaggctcgggttccatcatcggacactaattactgtaaataacagcattgtaaatctatttatttgaaaagagaaactatacgagtttcttgccgtttcttctcgctagaagttgctttccgaaacggtgatacttagtatttaattattgacgattcaaaaacgcttcattgtgaagtttacttgaataaaattgatttcatttgatttgattagttttatattatgaaagtaACCAAAGTAGCAACCGAGTAGTATCGACATTAGTAAGTTGTCTAACTATTCCAACCGCGTATACAGCAGACCTGGGTCTCCCTGTCAGAGACGAATAATGAGGATTCTGCTGAAATGTTGAGTTTAAAGTGATTTCTAGAATTACTTTAATATGTAGTCGTAATTTTAGTTAGATCTAGATcattgttgtttaaaattaacttgaAATATTACATAGATAAGGCAAACGGTACATTCCTAACATTAATCAAATAAGTTACAACTACACTTACTTTGATAAGTACATCCTCATTAGAGCCGTCGGAACCACCGAGGTCGGagccttaaaatttaaattatctataaataacacTATTATTAATtctcaattttttatattttatttttcatatttttgatactttttataaacaacattttagtaataatttattttagttacaagAATGGtgttttattttggtattaagattatgtaattaaatgtaaacatgaGTTTgaacttttttcattttcatatgtAGTTTGccctttttctttattaaaaatttctttaaaGGAAGGCAACACTGATCACTTACCAACTAAATGTCGATCGGGATCAGAATCGGCTTCTCTCGTTTCATTTTCGTTTCTCTGTGTGTACGACTCCAGTATCGTGAGGAGAACGTCCACTCCGCCTTCTTCGTTGTAGATCTGATAAAGACCGACGAAAATATTGTACTGGTGGACTATAAAACACTAATGTCAACAACATCTGattgttttaagttattattatttcggcCTCGATTTTAGCCTATCGTGTAAACCTATGGGTAAAAAACACTAATTATGAAATcctattattgtatattgaagATTTACATGGCTTCACAAGATTTGGACAAAATGGTACAGTTAGCAAAAAAACTAGACAAAACTTTATCATAATGACATTCCACGCGTATACCTGGTGGAACTATGGTTTGCGTATAAGAAATACCAAAATAGCAACGAATGGAGGATGCATTATGTTTTAgggaataaaaacaaattctcATAGCGACAGTAGGTCAATTGAAGTATTTGTTATGATGAAATTGGGGTTATTAAAGTAACTTTAGCAAAGGTATATGCTCTCACATTGATCCTGGCCTGCTCGTCGGCGGCGGCCATGTTCCCGAGCGTGTAGGCGAGCCGCACGGCGAGCGGCGCCCGCGCCGCGCACGCCGCCAGCGCCGTCAGCAGCGCGCGCGCGCTCGCGCCCGACGCGCACAGACACGCGCAGCATGTTTCATCTGCTGACAGCACGCTACAACCAAATTGTTTAAAATCTGATATTTTAGGTATGAATAATAGATTggttatattcattatttttattaacagaatTAAACTAAACCTACCAagcaatttcatattaaaaaaagaaatacgtaaatttcatgaaaaatatGCGCAATTGGTGAtttcataaaatgaaaaattgatATAACGGATGTAGTCGTGTATTATATAAgcatatataagtattttacttTAAGAACGAGAGCTGCCGGTTACTTACCTGAGGCACCTGGCGACGTTGGTGAGGACGTCCCTGTCGGTGTGCAGCGTGAGCGCGGCGAGCAGCTCGGCGAGCGCGCCGCACGCCGCGAACGCGCGCCCGCACtccccgcgcccgccgccctcCCCGCTGCCCGCCAGGTTGCGCAGCGCGCCCGTCACTTGGTACAGAGCGTGCGTTGCCTGTTCAGATACTTGACGGGGTCTCTCCGCCTTCTATAaagaaca
The Vanessa cardui chromosome 10, ilVanCard2.1, whole genome shotgun sequence genome window above contains:
- the LOC124532991 gene encoding armadillo repeat-containing protein 2; the protein is MGEKAARRGPGAPFYATPRRKTSAEIISEARAAISAEMNNITSGSGLSALRPLRTRRPFTPREPQRTLFTERARKKDTRPPSAFDLKYLTLDESNEDAFISSSVHYGSLDEDDTKEDVFADNQPSVKKKAVRTRPTQDRSGDGWSGFPKLPHLSGRSKPLHRRNTAGQSGDATSPDISAKRNQISFSKSLSCDYDSGLGEVTHLEVKHLAVQLPNPSNDDYDNMTVLELAEALSSKSRNSEHVLTLMQALQGNIAKHPPGNSLRELVLHSLYKHIDSDDERILVAIARAMLTMRVTGVHLAAACKLIFKISRNDKNDHFFRNSDLLDLVVEGCGRIDPVTESECCVYAAGALRFLALEPRLCAAAHRAGALHLTALHLKILNNAKAERPRQVSEQATHALYQVTGALRNLAGSGEGGGRGECGRAFAACGALAELLAALTLHTDRDVLTNVARCLSVLSADETCCACLCASGASARALLTALAACAARAPLAVRLAYTLGNMAAADEQARINIYNEEGGVDVLLTILESYTQRNENETREADSDPDRHLVGSDLGGSDGSNEDVLIKTVRIMANLCLAELAGRGLAANHAERTVRALLSCLDLAEKPPDNKINDLPEKERNAWLERREELAMAVLATLNNITFYLEPSATSLQNHTLELMCKATCRWIRGSGAAACEAVRALGNLSRSAHAAQLIVLEGALAALPPFQQHEDSSVRCAAAGVLVNVCGAGGAGGAGEAARALCSAAHARDVPAAALLARALWNAHAHRPLEPGPAHQVAAALALFIDDESVFTACEASKLGDRRASDPQISKHHQVKFEMDNYNHQSDKPFELDVPKPLTAKAFSVEEDLHLDQDYDDEGERHSGEDLGFEEGEIEECDCGPCRRLAAWEELVGVAIPLLEKLRPPRADASVGTD